Proteins from one uncultured Cohaesibacter sp. genomic window:
- the truA gene encoding tRNA pseudouridine(38-40) synthase TruA has translation MPRYKLLIEYDGRPFSGWQRQDNAPSVMGLIEESLFKFTHERVTLFGAGRTDSGVHATGQVAHMDLERDWHSLKLNEALNFFLKETGVAILKVWKVTDAFDSRFEAVKRYYRYRICNRRAPLTFEIGRAWQYSYAIDVERMQAGADLLVGHYDFTTFRATACQAKSPWRTMEKLTISREGEWVYMDAMARSFLHNQIRSFVGSLVEVGSGRKPVEWISEILEARDRRACGPVAPPDGLYLTQVDYRQDIDYVIPEEPWQGHGHK, from the coding sequence ATGCCTCGTTACAAGCTTTTGATCGAATATGACGGACGCCCCTTTTCTGGCTGGCAGCGGCAGGATAATGCGCCCTCTGTCATGGGCCTGATCGAGGAGTCTCTGTTCAAATTCACGCATGAACGAGTGACGCTGTTTGGTGCGGGGCGCACGGATTCAGGGGTTCACGCCACCGGGCAGGTCGCGCATATGGATCTGGAGCGCGATTGGCACAGCCTCAAGCTGAATGAGGCGCTGAATTTCTTCCTCAAGGAAACCGGCGTGGCCATACTCAAGGTCTGGAAGGTGACGGACGCCTTTGACAGCCGCTTCGAGGCCGTCAAACGCTATTACCGTTACCGCATCTGCAATCGTCGTGCGCCGCTGACCTTCGAAATCGGGCGTGCCTGGCAATATAGCTACGCGATTGATGTGGAGCGGATGCAGGCCGGTGCCGATCTGCTGGTCGGGCATTATGATTTCACCACCTTCCGCGCCACGGCCTGTCAGGCCAAGAGCCCATGGCGTACCATGGAAAAACTCACCATCAGCCGCGAGGGCGAGTGGGTCTATATGGATGCGATGGCACGGTCCTTCCTGCATAACCAGATCCGTTCTTTTGTTGGCTCTCTGGTGGAAGTGGGCTCCGGACGCAAACCGGTCGAATGGATCAGCGAAATTCTGGAGGCCCGCGATCGCCGCGCCTGCGGCCCTGTCGCGCCACCCGATGGGCTTTACCTCACGCAGGTCGATTACCGCCAAGACATTGATTATGTCATTCCGGAAGAGCCATGGCAGGGCCACGGTCACAAGTAA
- the fmt gene encoding methionyl-tRNA formyltransferase: MRVVFMGTPDFSVPTLMEIVGQGHEVVAVYSQPPRPAGRGMEERKTPVHQAADQLGLPVFTPMSLKSEEEQEKFRALDADVAVVVAYGLLLPKAILDAPQEGCLNLHGSLLPRWRGAAPIQRAIMAGDAETGVQVMRMDEGLDTGDICMSETIPITEQMTAEDLHDKMMVLGADLMVRALGALSRGLLTSRPQAEEGVTYAKKIDKAESRIDFSISAKEVHNIIRGLSPFPGAWVMMTIRGKEQRVKLLRSELADGSGTPGTLLDDAMTIACGEGAVRLAKLQRAGKGAMNADEFLRGADLTIGDVIA; this comes from the coding sequence CTGCGCGTCGTCTTTATGGGAACGCCGGATTTTTCTGTTCCGACCCTGATGGAAATTGTTGGGCAAGGCCATGAAGTGGTCGCTGTCTATAGCCAGCCACCGCGCCCGGCCGGTCGCGGCATGGAAGAACGCAAGACGCCGGTGCATCAGGCCGCCGATCAGCTCGGGCTTCCCGTTTTCACGCCAATGTCGCTGAAGTCTGAAGAAGAGCAGGAAAAATTCCGCGCCCTTGATGCGGACGTGGCTGTGGTTGTGGCCTATGGCTTGTTGCTGCCCAAGGCCATTCTTGATGCGCCTCAAGAAGGCTGCCTCAATCTGCATGGCTCGCTTCTGCCGCGCTGGCGCGGGGCTGCTCCCATCCAGCGTGCCATCATGGCGGGTGACGCCGAAACCGGTGTTCAGGTCATGCGCATGGACGAGGGGCTTGATACCGGCGACATCTGCATGTCAGAGACCATCCCCATCACAGAACAGATGACGGCTGAAGACCTGCATGACAAGATGATGGTACTGGGAGCCGACCTGATGGTGCGGGCGCTCGGCGCCCTGTCGCGCGGGCTGCTTACCTCCCGGCCTCAGGCCGAAGAGGGCGTAACCTACGCCAAGAAAATCGACAAGGCCGAAAGCCGCATTGATTTTTCGATAAGCGCGAAAGAAGTCCATAACATCATTCGTGGTCTGTCGCCGTTCCCCGGAGCATGGGTCATGATGACCATTCGCGGCAAGGAGCAACGAGTCAAGCTTCTGCGCTCCGAGCTGGCCGATGGCTCTGGCACTCCGGGCACTCTGCTCGATGATGCCATGACCATAGCCTGCGGCGAGGGGGCGGTGCGCCTTGCCAAGCTGCAGCGCGCCGGCAAGGGCGCCATGAATGCAGATGAGTTCCTGCGCGGTGCCGATTTGACCATCGGCGACGTGATCGCATAA
- the def gene encoding peptide deformylase, giving the protein MAVMDIVTLPDPILRKQSLPVERVDDELRTLIDNMIETMYKAPGIGLAGIQVGVDRRLFVMDVSREENSPICMINPKIIFQSEELNTHEEGCLSIPEYYAEVDRPKQVTMEFLDRDGKPQTLELDELAATCAQHEFDHLNGALFIDYLSKLRRDRVIKKFTKLAKQKEKIVL; this is encoded by the coding sequence ATGGCTGTGATGGATATTGTAACATTGCCGGATCCGATCCTGCGAAAGCAATCGCTTCCGGTTGAGCGCGTAGACGATGAGCTGCGCACTTTGATCGACAACATGATTGAAACCATGTACAAGGCCCCGGGCATTGGTCTGGCGGGCATACAGGTGGGCGTGGACAGACGCCTCTTCGTGATGGATGTGTCTCGCGAAGAGAATTCCCCCATCTGCATGATCAATCCAAAGATCATTTTTCAGTCTGAAGAGCTGAATACCCACGAGGAAGGCTGCCTGTCGATCCCTGAATATTACGCAGAAGTGGATCGTCCCAAGCAGGTGACGATGGAATTTCTCGATCGCGATGGCAAGCCGCAGACCCTCGAGCTGGATGAGCTGGCAGCAACCTGCGCCCAGCATGAGTTTGATCATCTCAATGGGGCTCTCTTCATCGACTATCTCTCGAAGCTGCGCCGGGATCGGGTGATCAAGAAATTCACCAAGCTGGCCAAACAGAAAGAGAAGATCGTCCTGTAA